The Deltaproteobacteria bacterium region GAGAGCCGCGCGCAGGTTGCGCGCCGCACGCCGGATGTCGCTCACGATCGACTGCTCGAGGCGCTCGAGCTGGAGCCGCGCGCGGCGCAGCTCGAGCTTCGCCTGGTCGTAGTCGTTGCGGGCCCGCACGTTGCCGATCGGGATCGTGACGATCCCGCGCACGGTGAAGCTCTCGGCGGCGTCCTCGCCGAAGAAGTCGTTGTCGGCGCTGCGCCACCGGGACGGGATCCCGGGCCGTACGCTACAGGGCCCGATCAGCCCGCAGTCTTCGTTCAGGCTGCCGGCCAGACCGGTATTGCCGTAGCTGCTCTCGACGTCGAGCTGGGGCAGACGCTGGTTGCTCGCGAACTTCATCTGGACTTCGCGCTGCTCGATGACCTTGCGGGCGAGCGCGACCTCCGGCCGGTTGGCGAAGGCTCGCTCCGTCGCGGCCTCGGGATCCACCTCGCGAACCGGGACCTCCTCGGGCGGGTCCGCGAGATCGACGGTGATCTCGCTGTCGGGCGCGAGGTAGGGCCCGAGCACGACGTCGATGAAGGCGTCGCGAGCCGAGCGCTCGGCCGCGTCGAGGGTGATCAGGTTGAACTCGCGATCGGCGACGCCCGCTTCCGCCTGGACCACCTCGACCTTCGAGACGACACCGACCTCGTACTGCGCCTCGGTCTGCTCGAGCAGGGCCTGGGCGGTCTCGAGGCTCTTCTGCGCCACCCGCCGCCCTTCGCGGGCCGCGATCAGGGTCCAGTACGCGTCCTCGGTCGCGCGGACGATGTTCATCAGGTCGGTGCGGAACTGCTCGATCGAGGCGTCGACGCCGATCCGGGCGAGTCGCACCGCCGTCCACGGCTCGCTCCAGAACAGACCGCGCAGCAGGGGGACGCGCAGGGTGGCGAGGAAGTCGGCGCCGAAGTTGGGGGAGAGCGTCTCGATCGAGGAGTTCGTCTTGAGCTCGGATCCACCGTAGGAGACCGAGTAGGCTCCGCCGAGCCACGGGACCAGGCCCTGGAGGCCTGCTTCGCCGTCCCAGGTGGCCTGCTTCAGGACGCCGGCGGTGAGCAGCTCGGACGCCGTCGGCGTCTCGATGTCGGCGTACCCGCCCTCGCCGAAGATCTGTGGATCGTAGGCGCCCCACGCCGCCCCGAGCTCCTTCTGCGCGATCAGCGGGCCGATCGTCACGAGCTCGACGTCGAGGTTGTTGCGGATCGCGAGCCGCACGGACTGGTTGAGACCGACGTGCAGCTCGCCGTTCACGACCGTGGGAAGGGCGCCTGCGGCGGCGGCCGGCGGGCTCGCCGGCGGGGCGGGCGGCCCCTGGGCGGTGGCGCTCCCGCCGAGGACGGCGAGTCCCCCCGCAGCGACCCAGGCCGCCGCGACCTGGCAGGCGACCCGCCAGGTCGCGATCGCTCGTCGCATGGAATCCCTCCCCCGCGCGCACCGCACGGTAGCCCGGCCGCCCGCGCCTTCAAGCAATCCGCTACCTTGCGCCGCCATGCGCGTCGCGGCTCTGGTGCTGGCCGCGGGTCGCGGCGAACGGCTCGGCGCCTCCGTTCCGAAGGCCTTCCTCCCGCTCGCGGGCCGGCCCCTGGTGGTGCGCGCCATCGAAGCGCTGGCGGCCCGCCCCGAGGTGGAGCGGATCGTCCCGGTCCTGCCGGCGGCGGACCTGGCCCGGTTCGCCGCGCTCGGGCTCGCAGGCGACGGCCGGCTCGCCCCGCCGGTGGCGGGCGGCGCCGAGCGGCAGGACTCGATGCGCGCCGGGCTCGCGGCGCTCCCCGACGGCGTGGACCTGGTCGCGGTCCACGACGCGGCGCGCCCGCTCGTGCGGCCGGAGGACGTGGGCCGGGTGATCGCCGCGGCGGCGCGCACGGGAGCGGCGCTGCTCGCCGTCCCGGTGCGCGACACCCTCAAGCGGGCGCGGGCGGGGCGCGTCACGGAGACGCTCCCGCGCGCCGACTGCTGGGCCGCCCAGACACCCCAGGTCTTCCGCGCGGCCCTCCTGCGCGAGGCGCTCGCGAAGGCCGAGGCGGAGGGCTTCGTCGCCACCGACGACGCGCAGCTCGTCGAGCGGCTCGGCGCGCCGGTCGAGATCGTCGAGGGCGACCCGGGCAACCTGAAGATCACCTGGCCGG contains the following coding sequences:
- a CDS encoding TolC family protein — encoded protein: MRRAIATWRVACQVAAAWVAAGGLAVLGGSATAQGPPAPPASPPAAAAGALPTVVNGELHVGLNQSVRLAIRNNLDVELVTIGPLIAQKELGAAWGAYDPQIFGEGGYADIETPTASELLTAGVLKQATWDGEAGLQGLVPWLGGAYSVSYGGSELKTNSSIETLSPNFGADFLATLRVPLLRGLFWSEPWTAVRLARIGVDASIEQFRTDLMNIVRATEDAYWTLIAAREGRRVAQKSLETAQALLEQTEAQYEVGVVSKVEVVQAEAGVADREFNLITLDAAERSARDAFIDVVLGPYLAPDSEITVDLADPPEEVPVREVDPEAATERAFANRPEVALARKVIEQREVQMKFASNQRLPQLDVESSYGNTGLAGSLNEDCGLIGPCSVRPGIPSRWRSADNDFFGEDAAESFTVRGIVTIPIGNVRARNDYDQAKLELRRARLQLERLEQSIVSDIRRAARNLRAALEGIEAAERGVAAAEEQLRAERVRLEYGESTPFDVLQREEDLVTAENQRILAQRVYHNAITELERAQGTILERNAIVIDDHGALR
- the ispD gene encoding 2-C-methyl-D-erythritol 4-phosphate cytidylyltransferase; amino-acid sequence: MRVAALVLAAGRGERLGASVPKAFLPLAGRPLVVRAIEALAARPEVERIVPVLPAADLARFAALGLAGDGRLAPPVAGGAERQDSMRAGLAALPDGVDLVAVHDAARPLVRPEDVGRVIAAAARTGAALLAVPVRDTLKRARAGRVTETLPRADCWAAQTPQVFRAALLREALAKAEAEGFVATDDAQLVERLGAPVEIVEGDPGNLKITWPEDVALAEAIWRQR